A stretch of DNA from Coccidioides posadasii str. Silveira chromosome 1, complete sequence:
CTTTTCTGCCACATGAAACAAGCAAACAAGGAATAGGAGACTCTGGCTTGCGGTGACCAAACGCTCTGAGGCAGTTCATCGTGCTTCTCACACCGTCATAGCGATTTGTTGAAACCAAGTGATTTCGATTAGTCGACAGCACACGCGTAGTCTAATGAAACAGGGTGAACCATAGCGGCCGTCCATGAATCGGGGATTATACTTCAATACAAATCCACCGTTCGTCTCTCGTAGCTAAACCTCCTCCTTCTTGATTCCCAAGGGACATGCGGTGCTACGTTTCAAAGGTAGTGCATTCTTTTCCGCTCTAAGACAAGAATCAAGATCAAGCAAACCAGGAACTAATTTATCATCGTAAGATCACAATTCTGCATCATGCAAATGACATCCATTTTCAAGGTAATGGATGGGTGGATGTATTTTGCATGTTGACATGAGTTTCACCGATGTTTTCAGCGCGTTGACTTCGGGCTCGCATGGAGCACTGGTTTATTTAACAAGCACTGTACAACTCTTCGTACCATCAACGTATCCTCGAAACCACAGCGCAAACAGTATGCTAACAGCACCTCCTGAATGTATTGGAGTAGGATGCGTTCGTCGACCACTTGCTGATTCCACAATGGTTGGGTCATTCAAGGAGATCTTTGATCGACGGGTCCAAACTTGCCCAGTGCTCGTGAGATCAAAATAAATAGTGGGCGAAACTCTCTTTTTGATATGTATTCCATATTTCTGGGACAATATGTCAACATGCCTCCAATTCTGCAGCATGGTTAGCTAGTCCCCATGAAGAGGCTAGCCCATTGCATGGGCTGTGTTTCAGTTTGGGCCACTGGTTCTTCGGACAATGGGCCAAATGGGGACATAAAACATGCTATATGTCCCACAGAGCTGCCTCTTCATCTGGATTGGGTCCGGAACGACGATGCTGTGCACAGCCTTCCCTTTAAACATCGGGACAAATAGGATAAACTGTCAAAGGCCATCACAGGCTTGCTTTGGGAAACGAGCTTATCGCAAGGTTCATGTGAAGTCTCCTGTCTGATGGCGGTTCGGCTGTGCTCCATCCTCGCCTAATACCAAAGCAATAAATCTCATAAATGCCGCTCCATCAGCGCCCCCAGAACCAGCTTCACAGCTTTCTCTCCATTTCCGAACTCGTCCCAGGCCTCTTTTGAACCCTTTTTCGATAGTCCACGGGCCCCTATTCATTGGCCTTTGCCCATATCCATCTCTACCGCGGCCGCGACTGCGACTTTGGATCGAACGTCCCATCTCTATCCATTCTTCCTCGAGAGTGATTCTATGAATATCACGTAGACGAGAACGTAGGGTTGGATGCTGGTTGAACAATTCCTGTAGCTCCTGCGATTTCCCCAGCTGCGCGAACCCCGAATTTATGCTGAGAGAATTCGACGGAGCATCCTCCATTGTTGCAAGACCACTGTCCTGGCTTATCTCTCTTGTTTCGCCAACTGATCCCGCAGTAGAAATTTCATTCTGGGCGTAATTTGTTTGGAGTGACTGCACTGGTCTTGGGTTGCAATTTGGCttgtgtgcttgtgagcaaTTTAAAGAACAACTGGAGGGTGTTTCAACGCGTTAAGCTCACAGTTCTTCAAGCAAGTAGAATATCGCTTGCTCACCTCTGAAGGTCACAAGCAGGGCAACGGTATTTAAAAGGTTGGCTGCTGCAGACCTGGCACAAGGACATCATGGCAATATCATAATAATCTTTGTGAGGAGTAATATGGTGCTTGGTAGCGTTGGGACGTGATTGTAGACCAGGAGGAAGCAACTGATGCTGGGCAGTTTGCTCTGCAGAAGCTTTCGCAACAATCTTCTTGCGTGATGCGTCCTTTCGCTCTCCTTATGCAGCCGAAAGCCGTTCCAATACGATTAGCGTAGCACCGAGATTTCCGCTAAGCCTTTTTAGGTGTGGCTCGAGCTGCGTGGTGCAGGGCTGTCGAGCTTCCGTTGAACATGCAACCCAATATCCTGCACAATAGTCTTCCATGAAGCCATTCAACATCGACACGGTCCCAATCTGTTCTTTTTCTCGGGGACCCACACATTATACCCTCCGGACAGTCACAATGTCCTCCCAAATCAGCATCCAAACACGCTCCATCTACCGCTCTATTCTCCGCGAACTCCCCCAGCGCCCGCTCTCCTCCCCTTCGCCCCTCCAAAAACGAATCCGGACATACCTAGCGAACCCAGAGGGCCAAGCACCCACAGACCTTGCACAGGCCCGTATCGAGGAAGCGGAGCAATTCACCCAATACCTAAGAGCCCAGAGGCAATATACAACTTTACTCGAACGGTATAACCCTGGTGCGGATATGGATGAGCAGGAACGCGTTCGGTTAACGGCGAGAAGAGTGGGAATGGATTTACCGGTGGGGTCTAAGGATGCGAATGCTGGTAATGAAGGAAAGTCGTGATTTCAGGAGCTAGTTCGTGCATTTGTCGACGGGATGTATTGTACAGGACATACATTCACACATACGATTACAGTCTCTTTTCCCTTTGGGCTTGACCGCGATGGGACGCTTCAGGACAGGGAGTTATAGTCGTTGTGGGATACTTCGTGCCCTATTTTGACAGAATGCGCTGCAGTACTGTTCATGGGAGGTATTCTTAGAACCGACTTGAACCTATCCTCGACGGGGAAACTCGATTGGTACACATGAGGCATCTATCGATTCTAAAAGTTTGGAGACATGATACTAGTTGCGTGCATTAGCTTCCTGCCATGCTATGTACAAGTTCTCCGACAGAGTTTCCGATGTTAAggtttcttcaaatgggaATGGTAAAGATATAGATTTATACGCTATACCAATGACCAAGACATAATATCCATCCGCCAAACGCCAAAGATTAGATGCCAGATGTTAAATGCTAGATATCAAATGCACAAATGctaaagggaaaaaaaaaaaaaaaaaaaaaaaaaaaaaaaaaaaaaaggggaaaggaaaaaaagtcATCCAAACTATGAGGCACTCCGCGAGCACCCCCAAACCATTCTAAAAAGCATGCAAATTAACCTCGAGCAGCCGCTCGAGTTACCAGTTTCTCCGCATAAGAATTCGCCGCTGAGCTAAAGAATCTTGTAAAAAGGTTCCCATTGGTAATCGCTCCCCCGGTCTTCGCTCGCTTAGTATGCTGTTGCTGAACGTCACCGTATCCCGGCAAGACTTGTGTTTTAGCTTTTGGCTTGATACTATGAATGGTAACGTAGCTAGACAACGCTGAAGGGCTATGTTTCGAATCGTCAAGCATGACGTCTGTAGTGGAGTATGTGCTAAAGCTAGCAGGAGTGCCTCGTGAACTAGGAGCAATGCTAGAGGATCTGGATGATGAGCCGTGGATGCTAGCCTCGTAGGAGAGGCCCGGAACATCCCTGAGGGAGGGCGGGGACCTCGACCGACCACCACCATACGAAGATTGGCGGCGCTTGTGACAGTGGATATAAGAACCGGAGTAGCTGGACATAGACATAGGAGAATCGTAAACTCCCCTGGATGGAATCCGATAGTGGGAACGTGGTGAAACACTCCGAGAACTGGACTTCTGGAGCATCGATGCTTGAAGTTGCCATTCACCCTGGATAGCAGCTTCCACCTGATCCTGCAACTGAAGACGATCTCTAATCGGGGCGAGGAAGGGCTCAAAATGGTCGAAAAGGTCTTCTTCTCTGACTCGAGTATCCCAGTCAAGCAAGGCAAGCAACTGACGTTCCATTAGATTGACTTCCGGCAAGGAGAATCCAAACCCCTCATAACTATTTAGAATAGTATAACGCGCCCAATGCTTATTCTTAGGGCTTGAGTCATTAAGATTCTTCGCGGCAAGGATGAGAGAGGCCAAGAAGATACGGTGAGGGGTGCATCGCATTCCTTTAGACATTGGAGGAAGCTTTGCACGCAATCTGGCCAAAAACACCAGCGATGTCATGAGCGTTGGAACCTCGACGTGGGATCGCTTGACTAAGTTGCGGATAAATGAGTCGACGGATGGAAGAGCAGGCTGGGAGGAGGTGGTGGCACCAGGCCGGGGGCTCTCTGGAGGAGTGATGGGCTGGCCTCGGTTCTGCGTGGGTGGCATAGCATCATCTCCGCACTGGAGAACCTCAGACGCCTTCTGAGCCAGATACCGGATCATATCGTTCGAAACAGGCATCATAATAAATTCGTTCATGGCCTCCCGATCATAACATGAAGTTGTTCTCTCCATGGTTACAGGCATCGTTCtggaaagagagaaagaataAACAAAAAGCTGGAACTCCTGAACGTTGATATCAGTTGTCGACCTTTTATGAACGGTAGAAAATGCAATGTGCGAATTCAAATCAGATAGATAACCAAAGCAAGGATGGTATTTGGGGAAAAAGAATTCGAAGGTTCGTCCAACTCCGGATGAAACCAAATGTAGAGAGTATTAGATTATTAGGTCGAAGGTGATATATTAAGGGGATCAATGCGAGGTGTCCGGCCAGCGGGATGATTCGACAGTGTGATTGTGCAGTGAAGATTGAGTCTTAACCTTTCAGCACCCTAGAGGCATACATGTCAGAATAATCTTGTCTCGCATTGACGGGGTGCCGTCTGTGGCCACACGGGGCCGGCAGGCGGGGAAGGTGTTGCTCAACGGACCTTGTATGAAAATAAGCGACCGATTATACCTTTTGAGCCCTGGCAATGTGGGACCAGAAGACGAATAGACCGTTGGTGTATTCCAGATACACCGGCTGTAATGCCAAAGAGCAAGTGATCAAGATAAATGAAcgaagaaataaaaagaacGGTAAGGAAATTCGTTAAAGGAAAACCGCTCAACAGGATATGAAAGGGCACATGGGATGAAAGCATGTGGACAACCCTCGTGAAGCGGATAGTTGAGGCGAGGTCATCAAGCCCATAATATAGAAAGCGGGAGAAGACAAGCAACGAGCAGTTCGTCAGAAACAATTCGCATCTGGACCAGAATACATATTTTGCAGATGCTGGGTACCAGGGCCAGGCGGCTGCTGGATCAGAGCCAGCGCCAAAAATCATCGTCTCCAACTGCAGACAGAAGGTGGAAGAGGACCATGGTTGGATATGGAGCGACGAGAGAGAAATCCCCAACGTGAGCAACGTGATTGGGGCAGCACAAATAAGATTACGCGCTGTGGTGGAGGGCGACGGGGTCGTGTAAGGGGTTTGTTTGACATGACCTATTAATATGTGCAATCACGCGTTGCTCTTTGGTGGACGAGCAGGTGGACGCTTTAGCGCCGTGGGTTGTTGGCACGAAGATCATTCGCCGTGAGCAGTCTGGATAAAAGTTCAGCCCAGGGGTTTGAGGTGTTTCAAGCTTGCGGCTTGGGGTTTATTTCCAGTCCAACCAGCTTGAACAGATCTCACGAGGTGAGGGAGTGCTCTCCCTTCTGGCTGAAGTCTGGATTGACCGCTTGACTTCCAGGTCGCCCAATAGAACGCCGTGGTAGCGGTCGTTGCACCTTGTCCTGCGGCGACTTGATGCCTCGCCGCCCACAACACACGGATAACCCACGGGTCTGAGCAAACAGTTTTGCCTTTCCACCATGGCTGGAAATCCTCCAAGTCGCCATTGACGCGTTCGGAATCGGCCAGCAACAAAGTTTAAACTTCCCACCTCGAATCGCTGACTTGACTCCTGTCTGAAGTAAAACAAACAAGGACGCCCCCTATTCATTGGCGAGCCGGACCCCTGGCCGTGCATGGTACCCatattactccgtactgtacggagtaccatGCAAGGacttttctgctccaacCTCCGAAAACTTATCGGATTAATATCCATACAGATGACAGctcatgtacggagtacagtgcATCCGGATAATACTAAATTCAAGCTGTTGCGTGGGGAGTACGAGCGCGAACGTTATGGCTGACACTTATCATCATGCACCAGATCACCAGAGTCGCAATGACCTTCTTGTTGTGATCTCTGACCCTTCGGCATCTCGCACGTCCATCAGGGATTTGGTTTGGATTCTCGCCTCGCTTCTAACCATGTTTGGCACACGATGCTTACAGCCGTCCCCTCATCCCAGTTCCATTTCCTTGCATACACTCCCTGCATTCCTATCCAGCGCTTCCACCTCACCCCGATGGAAGTGTTATGGAATCCTCAGGAACGGAGAACCTTCCTGGTTTGGGCGGGCCCCCCGGGCTCTATTCGTCTTCGGAGTTCGGTAATGCAGTCCCCCCATGCCTTTTATTATTCATGTAAAGAAGGGACCTGTGATTTTCCCCATCCGGCCTAGTCTAGACCCGTTCTGGCATGGTGCACTTGGCGGCCGCGCCGCGCCTGTTCGTGCGCCGAACAGCTATATAAGGTGCTGTCCTGCTCCTCGCACTGCTTCAACCACCACACTTTCCCTTCCTCCTTTCCACTTTCCTCCCTCTCCATCTCTCCACCTCCGTGCCGGATCCACCGGCCCCCCCCCCCTGCGCCGCCACCTACctgtttctcttttctccctGGATCCCGGGCCTTCGCGAAGCTGCGACTCGCTTGCTTGCGCAGAGTTGGGCACGGACACCGCAGGAATTGGGGACAGGGACAGGGCCAGGGCAGGCTCAGCTGGGGCCTCGCGTACGAGAGATCATGACGCGCTGGTGTTAGATCACACTGCGCCGCGGAGATGGCTTGCCATTTCCAGCCCCGACCGATCGAGCAGAGCCCTCTCTCCAGgcaggggggggggggcgaCTCGGTGACCCGGAGATAGTCATCACCCTTGCCTGGGGATCGCAGAAGCGAGCACGGCAACGGGATTTCCTGCCTGCGCAGACCGGTGATCACAGTCAATGACGGTCAATTGCCTCCTACCATAACTGCTTGTACGCGGGCGTGCAGATGTGGTCATGCCGGCGAGCTCGCTTGGGCGATGCTGTGCCGCAAAGACGGGATGGTCCTGGCCTCGAAATGCAAAGATCATGGTGGCATACATAGAATGCTCACTTCTGGGCCTTTGCACACGCAGGGGTTCACTCAGTCAGCCAGGCGTTCTTGTCCGGTTGGTGCTGGGATGGGAAGGGGTGTGCTGGTCCTGTGGCCCCGGCTGGATGTCTCCTCTTCCCCCTCTTCTCTGGTTCCCCAGAGACCTAGGAGCAGAGCCAATCTGGACTGTTGAGGCAAACACGTCTGCCTCCTTTCACTACGATCTTATCCCCGGATTGCATTGCGACGCTCAAATCGGCCGGTCGTTACGATAGACACACGCAAGGAAAAGATAGATTGGAGGCATGGGCGATTTGCACAACGAGGGCTATTCACTGGAGGTGTGTCATTACCGGGGATGCTCACAAGGGCAGGAAGCACAGGCGACTGAGAACTGAGGCACAGCGTCCAGTGCCGTTCCCAGCAAGACAGGGAATCCTTGTGGAGGGAGACGGGCGAATGGGAGGGGATAGCATTGTCTAGGCTCTTCCTGAGGGCAGAGAACCGGGGGGGGGAGGAATTTGATTGGAGTTCATGCAGCAGGTGGTGTGCGAGCCTTTCTCAGTGTGAGAATTGTTCCGGGCGAGCTGAGAGAAACGGGGGAGAAGGTTGGCTGAGGCCAGGAAAGTGCTTGGGTAGAAATCGAGCAGTTTCCTCCAGCAAAATGGCTCTCTCTTGCCTTGCCTTTTCCAACTTCTGCTGAATCTTCCCCGATCTCATTCCTTCCAGCTTTTCTGGGGTCCAAAGATGGGTCCCCTGAGGTCTTGGTATCCTGTTGAGTATGTGGATCTCACTGGTGACTCCGATGATGAGACCAGGAGTTTGAACACAAGGTGTGTGTCGGAGGACGAACAGTCCGTCCAGGCCATGTGAGAGGTGGGCTCCATTGAAGCTCCCGCTGCT
This window harbors:
- a CDS encoding uncharacterized protein (EggNog:ENOG410PZIG~COG:S) — protein: MEDAPSNSLSINSGFAQLGKSQELQELFNQHPTLRSRLRDIHRITLEEEWIEMGRSIQSRSRGRGRDGYGQRPMNRGPWTIEKGFKRGLGRVRKWRESCEAGSGGADGAAFMRFIALVLGEDGAQPNRHQTGDFT
- a CDS encoding uncharacterized protein (EggNog:ENOG410PN37~COG:S~BUSCO:10765at33183), translated to MERTTSCYDREAMNEFIMMPVSNDMIRYLAQKASEVLQCGDDAMPPTQNRGQPITPPESPRPGATTSSQPALPSVDSFIRNLVKRSHVEVPTLMTSLVFLARLRAKLPPMSKGMRCTPHRIFLASLILAAKNLNDSSPKNKHWARYTILNSYEGFGFSLPEVNLMERQLLALLDWDTRVREEDLFDHFEPFLAPIRDRLQLQDQVEAAIQGEWQLQASMLQKSSSRSVSPRSHYRIPSRGVYDSPMSMSSYSGSYIHCHKRRQSSYGGGRSRSPPSLRDVPGLSYEASIHGSSSRSSSIAPSSRGTPASFSTYSTTDVMLDDSKHSPSALSSYVTIHSIKPKAKTQVLPGYGDVQQQHTKRAKTGGAITNGNLFTRFFSSAANSYAEKLYHVSKLLESIDASCVPIEFPRRG
- a CDS encoding uncharacterized protein (EggNog:ENOG410PSJ2~COG:S~BUSCO:17028at33183), translated to MSSQISIQTRSIYRSILRELPQRPLSSPSPLQKRIRTYLANPEGQAPTDLAQARIEEAEQFTQYLRAQRQYTTLLERYNPGADMDEQERVRLTARRVGMDLPVGSKDANAGNEGKS